One Pochonia chlamydosporia 170 chromosome 5, whole genome shotgun sequence DNA segment encodes these proteins:
- a CDS encoding amidase (similar to Metarhizium acridum CQMa 102 XP_007814445.1) gives MELKAVLTTVISGSQYLVHPQVLGKIQETIKPDVILPVTVLEPEQLYNHLEGTLRLFDFYDDVFTPEFGSILIEKPGGNSGVSVASVGNGKYVMHLRNDTVTTKRSVSDLPAGPYILHGPNVHQAWKIYNDTLDAFAFGVYPENVDEIDGFQLLQLPPDSGINYTAIPVPSKLYSTVPPERAPLKGYRFAIPDSMSLKGIPTTFSSHAWSGLHNDTADSTAAFAKRLIELGATIVGKTKSSQFGSGREWADVIAPKNPREDGHQDPAGGATGAASSLAGYDWLRAATGLDAIGQVFDPAAAQGLFALRTSSGLLPLDGTQTSSSKSDSIGIFGTDLSGLFHDAVAIVHKSLASPPISYPKRIVYATDLSDPNEPHKNEQGQFLAAVEAFLGVKSKSISLTKTWASKPPPEAKGQSLQNYIKDAPFLSFCYEFYHQYDTFRGDYHTKFGREPTTEPTVKYRWDLGQKVTKQEYDEYQARLRVFQKWFDNAIMPTNEKGDTIIVAPYPSNAPIYQAPKPSNINGITADVLASVLGTPQILTPFAQFQYESKRSGQTEYHPIYSTILGPKGSDTMLVKLVEATFQQAQWRTKVDTGRFTFPPSQNARKVDDKPVRGSPDSLQEAQVEIGEL, from the exons ATGGAACTCAAGGCGGTTCTCACCACAGTCATTTCAGGATCTCAATACCTCGTGCATCCGCAGGTGCTC GGCAAAATCCAAGAAACCATAAAACCGGACGTCATTCTACCCGTAACCGTCCTAGAGCCAGAGCAGCTGTACAACCACCTTGAGGGAACCCTTCGCTTGTTTGACTTTTACGACGATGTCTTCACCCCCGAGTTTGGTAGTATCCTGATTGAGAAGCCCGGTGGCAACTCCGGCGTATCTGTCGCATCTGTAGGGAACGGCAAATATGTGATGCATCTCCGCAATGACACCGTTACTACAAAGCGTTCAGTGTCGGACTTACCCGCTGGCCCGTATATTCTGCATGGCCCAAACGTCCATCAGGCATGGAAGATATACAATGATACATTGGATGCGTTTGCGTTTGGCGTTTATCCCGAAAATGTAGATGAGATTGATGG atttcagcttcttcaactcccTCCTGATAGTGgaatcaactacacggccATTCCTGTGCCCTCAAAGTTGTACAGCACTGTTCCTCCCGAGAGAGCTCCTCTCAAAGGTTATCGATTCGCCATtccagactccatgtccctcaAGGGGATTCCCACAACATTCTCAAGTCACGCCTGGAGTGGCCTACACAATGACACTGCCGACTCGACTGCCGCATTCGCCAAGCGACTCATAGAGCTTGGTGCCACGATAGTTGGCAAGACCAAGTCCTCACAGTTTGGTTCTGGTAGGGAGTGGGCAGACGTGATTGCGCCAAAGAACCCCAGAGAGGACGGACATCAGGATCCCGCAGGTGGTGCAACGGGTGCAGCCAGTTCTCTAGCAGGCTATGACTGGCTTAGAGCAGCGACTGGACTAGATG CGATCGGGCAGGTGTTTGATCCAGCAGCCGCCCAAGGTTTATTCGCCCTTCGAACATCCTCTGGATTATTGCCCCTAGATGGCACCCAGACTAGTTCAAG CAAATCAGACAGCATCGGCATCTTTGGCACAGATCTCTCAGGCCTGTTCCACGACGCCGTTGCCATTGTGCATAAGTCCCTGGCCAGCCCTCCAATTTCCTACCCCAAAAGAATAGTCTACGCGACAGACCTTTCAGATCCAAACGAACCGCATAAGAACGAGCAAGGGCAATTCCTTGCCGCTGTAGAAGCGTTCCTTGGAGTAAAGTCAAAGAGCATCAGTTTAACAAAGACTTGGGCATCGAAACCTCCTCCTGAAGCAAAGGGCCAAAGCCTACAGAACTATATAAAAGAC GCACCTTTTTTGTCATTCTGTTACGAATTCTACCACCAATACGATACATTTCGAGGGGACTACCACACAAAATTTGGCAGGGAACCTACTACAGAACCTACCGTCAAATACAGGTG GGACCTGGGCCAAAAGGTCACAAAACAAGAGTACGACGAGTATCAAGCCCGCCTCCGCGTCTTCCAGAAATGGTTcgacaacgccatcatgccCACCAACGAAAAGGGagacaccatcatcgtcgcaCCTTACCCAAGCAACGCTCCCATCTACCAAGCGCC CAAACCGAGCAACATCAATGGCATCACTGCCGATGTCCTCGCCTCTGTCCTCGGCACCCCTCAAATTCTAACACCAT TTGCCCAATTCCAATACGAATCTAAGCGTAGCGGACAGACCGAATATCACCCCATTTACAGCACCATCCTCGGCCCCAAGGGAAGCGATACCATGCTCGTGAAACTGGTGGAAGCGACGTTTCAGCAAGCGCAGTGGCGCACAAAGGTCGATACCGGGAGGTTTACCTTCCCTCCATCGCAGAATGCTCGAAAGGTAGATGATAAGCCGGTGAGAGGGTCCCCTGATTCACTGCAGGAAGCTCAAGTAGAGATTGGGGAATTGTGA
- a CDS encoding BTB/POZ domain-containing protein, producing MGDQLFYNIDPEGDLLIILQAGNRGDFASWVANHTPPKPSSPRETAASPNGQQHHAASPAVDKTSVRQPQLMTPDPVPFIEEPEEIKFRVSSKVLSMCSSYFKLMFAGPWMEAMSIHADGLYHVHFQGFDRWAMLIVLNALHLRHHELPKLPTVDTIAMVCVIVDYLQCHNALCFICERWFQRVHNEFVQPKTYDRSLVIWAFIASVFPGTSLIYKHLRRVAVLTSRGPFQTLGLPMAEHKVDEIDKYRNDTIGKMISTIYDLVNRLLNTNGLCSFECGSMLLGTLMRTLGDNGMTQVRPQEPYYGISVQGIICAVEEAVAPWKDAVAAPAREHAGGVVCYLRGISATWEDLQLYSCNVQVLMRDMEMYSSQLEELLQQ from the exons ATGGGTGACCAGCTTTTCTACAACATTGACCCAGAAGGGGATCTGCTGATTATCCTCCAGGCAGGAAATCGAGGTGATTTCGCCTCTTGGGTCGCTAATCATACGCCACCCAAACCAAGCAGCCCAAGAGAAACAGCAGCGTCTCCAAACGgccaacaacaccatgcaGCGTCCCCTGCAGTTGACAAGACTTCCGTCCGTCAGCCTCAACTCATGACTCCAGATCCTGTGCCCTTTATCGAGGAGCCAGAAGAG ATCAAATTCCGCGTCTCATCCAAAGTGCTATCGATGTGCTCGTCCTACTTCAAACTCATGTTTGCGGGTCCATGGATGGAGGCAATGTCGATCCACGCCGACGGCCTATACCACGTCCATTTCCAGGGCTTCGACCGATGGGCAATGCTCATAGTCTTGAATGCCCTGCACCTTCGCCACCATGAGCTTCCTAAACTCCCAACGGTTGACACCATTGCCATGGTTTGCGTCATCGTGGATTACTTGCAGTGCCACAACGCGCTCTGCTTCATCTGTGAGCGGTGGTTTCAGAGGGTACACAACGAGTTTGTCCAGCCCAAGACATATGACCGAAGTCTTGTTATCTGGGCTTTCATCGCCTCTGTCTTTCCGGGAACGTCTCTCATCTACAAGCACTTACGCCGGGTTGCTGTTCTCACAAGCCGTGGGCCATTTCAAACCCTTGGGCTTCCAATGGCAGAACACAAAGTTG ATGAGATTGACAAATATCGAAACGACACTATTGGAAAGATGATATCCACCATTTACGATCTTGTAAACAGGCtgctcaacaccaatggTCTTTGCTCGTTTGAGTGCGGCTCGATGCTCCTCGGAACGTTGATGAGGACCCTCGGCGACAATGGCATGACGCAAGTACGACCCCAGGAGCCGTACTACGGCATCTCCGTTCAGGGGATTATTTGTGCGGTTGAAGAAGCGGTTGCGCCGTGGAAAGACGCTGTAGCAGCTCCGGCAAGGGAGCATGCTGGAGGCGTGGTGTGCTATCTTCGAGGCATAAGTGCGACCTGGGAGGATCTTCAACTGTACTCTTGCAACGTGCAGGTGCTTATGCGCGACATGGAGATGTATAGTTCTCAACTGGAGGAGTTGTTGCAGCAGTGA
- a CDS encoding peptidase u61 ld-carboxypeptidase a protein (similar to Togninia minima UCRPA7 XP_007912812.1), translating into MATSITPPALRRGDTIAFVAPSARINHIFPLRIARARAFLEGQGFKVREIYSHEIPTDSFRAAVKTRVEEIHDAFRDDAVKAIVCAIGGLTANEIIPHLDYELIRSKPKIFIGSSDITLLHYALFAGAELRTFYGPSAITQLGEFPNPLEFTWDHFTRVLLADAESAASEPVGKLPRAAAYTDEFLDWSSEPDNLRARKTEPSQGWKWLRPGHAEGRIFGGCLPSLLQLFGTPWQVSYKGRILLLELPEGMEPSSPWPLELVRWNLADLGTRGVWDDITGLVLGRPYRHTAEQTAEWEKMVLELTEGYEFPILAGVDVGHTDPMLTVPLDALCTLDSERDEWVILERGVTG; encoded by the coding sequence atggccacctCAATTACACCACCTGCCCTACGGCGCGGCGATACCATCGCCTTTGTTGCACCCTCTGCCCGCATCAACCATATCTTCCCTCTGCGCATTGCCCGTGCCCGCGCATTCCTCGAAGGCCAGGGCTTTAAAGTACGCGAGATATACAGTCATGAAATTCCTACAGATTCCTTCAGAGCAGCAGTCAAGACTCGCGTGGAAGAAATACACGACGCCTTCCGAGACGATGCGGTCAAGGCGATTGTTTGCGCCATCGGCGGACTGACTGCGAATGAAATCATACCGCACCTTGACTACGAGTTGATTCGCTCAAAGCCCAAAATTTTCATTGGAAGTTCTGACATTACTCTGCTGCATTACGCGCTGTTTGCTGGTGCCGAACTACGCACATTCTATGGACCGTCTGCCATCACTCAGTTGGGCGAGTTCCCCAACCCTCTGGAGTTTACATGGGATCATTTCACGAGGGTCCTActtgcagatgcagagtCAGCTGCCTCCGAGCCAGTTGGAAAGTTGCCCAGAGCAGCCGCGTACACGGATGAGTTTCTAGATTGGTCCAGCGAACCGGATAACCTGCGTGCACGGAAAACAGAGCCCTCCCAGGGCTGGAAGTGGCTTCGTCCTGGCCATGCTGAGGGCCGCATCTTTGGAGGCTGCTTGCCCAGTCTTTTGCAGCTCTTCGGCACTCCCTGGCAAGTCTCGTACAAGGGCCGCATCCTGCTGCTCGAACTTCCTGAGGGAATGGAGCCGAGTAGCCCCTGGCCGTTGGAGCTGGTGCGCTGGAACTTGGCTGACCTTGGAACTCGGGGCGTCTGGGATGACATTACGGGTTTGGTGCTCGGTAGGCCGTATAGACACACGGCTGAACAGACGGCTGAGTGGGAGAAGATGGTGCTTGAGCTTACGGAGGGTTATGAGTTTCCGATATTGGCGGGCGTGGATGTGGGACATACGGATCCGATGCTGACGGTGCCGCTGGATGCACTGTGTACGCTGGATAGTGAGAGGGATGAATGGGTTATTCTGGAAAGGGGGGTTACGGGTTGA